A window of the Dyadobacter pollutisoli genome harbors these coding sequences:
- a CDS encoding acyl-CoA thioesterase: MLFTADLSDMPVEAESRVIIRFQDCDPLMHLNNSKYFEYFFNAREDQVSKLYGFSFEAMFRELRTSWVVYQHQIAYVRPALISEWVRITSRVIYYNEDTMVTEYFMTNDHRNELKTMLWTTSKHISITTGKRVPHPKEVMDYLAATCVPNIEFPNLQFNDRIHTIKHGLSEGTNV, translated from the coding sequence ATGCTTTTTACTGCTGACCTATCTGACATGCCGGTTGAGGCCGAGTCGCGGGTTATTATCCGGTTCCAGGATTGCGATCCATTGATGCATTTAAATAATTCAAAATATTTCGAATACTTTTTCAATGCCCGGGAGGATCAGGTTTCTAAGCTTTATGGTTTCAGTTTTGAAGCAATGTTCCGTGAGCTGCGCACCAGCTGGGTTGTGTACCAGCACCAGATCGCATACGTACGCCCGGCGCTTATCAGCGAATGGGTAAGGATCACTTCCAGGGTGATCTATTACAATGAAGATACGATGGTGACCGAATATTTCATGACCAATGATCACCGGAATGAATTGAAAACCATGCTTTGGACAACTTCAAAGCACATTAGCATTACTACCGGCAAGCGCGTTCCCCATCCGAAGGAAGTGATGGATTATCTGGCCGCAACTTGCGTACCTAACATTGAATTTCCTAATCTGCAATTCAATGACCGCATTCATACCATTAAGCATGGGCTGTCTGAAGGTACTAACGTGTAG